A genomic region of Notamacropus eugenii isolate mMacEug1 chromosome 3, mMacEug1.pri_v2, whole genome shotgun sequence contains the following coding sequences:
- the LOC140531666 gene encoding interferon beta-like encodes MANSSMVQLVLLLFFSAAVSSDQYDSLRFHQRRTNHRSLSLLKEMIGEIHPKCLREGMDFKVPREIVQPKQCQKENATMVIHEMLQHIFLLFSSKNASPGVNETITETFLSVIYQQMVHLEMALEQEMHQVNSIWGSEDSTLPLNNYYQGIMNYLKSKEYSSCAWKRVQVEIRRNFVFLNNWTECLKN; translated from the coding sequence ATGGCCAATAGCAGCATGGTACAACTAGTCCTTCTCCTGTTCTTTTCTGCTGCTGTCTCTTCTGACCAGTATGATTCACTTCGCTTCCATCAAAGAAGAACCAATCACAGGAGTTTGAGCCTCCTGAAGGAAATGATTGGAGAAATTCATCCAAAATGTCTTCGAGAGGGAATGGACTTCAAGGTCCCTCGGGAGATTGTACAGCCCAAGCAATGTCAAAAGGAGAATGCCACCATGGTCATCCATGAGATGCTCCAGCATATCTTCCTCCTCTTTAGCAGCAAAAATGCCAGCCCTGGTGTGAATGAGACCATCACTGAGACATTCCTCAGTGTAATCTATCAGCAAATGGTGCATCTGGAAATGGCTTTGGAACAAGAGATGCACCAGGTCAATAGCATCTGGGGGAGTGAAGACAGCACCTTGCCTCTCAACAATTACTATCAAGGAATAATGAACTATCTGAAAAGCAAAGAGTACAGCAGCTGTGCCTGGAAGAGGGTCCAGGTGGAAATCAGGAGGAATTTTGTCTTCCTCAATAATTGGACAGAATGTCTCAAAAACTGA